A segment of the Flavobacteriales bacterium genome:
TTCGGTTTTCTGAATACTTTCCATATAGGCTTTTCTCTTTTCTTGACTAAGATTAGGAATCGACAAATTTTTCTTGATGCCTTGAAGAACGATATTTTTTCTTCTAAGTGAATTTTGATACGTTGTATATAGTGAATTCTCTAACTCAGAAACACTCGATTCTCTAAGTGAATTAGAATTAAAAAAGAACATTATTTCCTTTTGGTTATTTAATATTATGTCAAATCCTTGTTTGGTTTTTGGATCTTTTATTTTATACAACCCAACAGGGCGTTTTTCATTTTTAAAGATAAATTGCCGTCCATTCGTAATATTTACTTCAGAAACTTTTTTTGTTTTGTTTCCTTCGTAAATGTGAAGTTCAATTTTATCACCTCCTGGGTAATTGGCTTGAAATTTTCCTTCTATTTTTTGTGCCTTGAGCGAATTTGTAAAAAATCCTAAACTAAGGACCACCAGCAAAAACTTTTTCATATCTTTTATTTCCATTCTACAATTTGACCTCTTTCTCGATAATGCATCACGGGTGAGACAACCGATTTTAAACATTCTTCCAATAAAGATACCAATCTTTCCTTCGAAAAATTTCTTGATACCGCAATACTCACTTCCCGCAAAGGAGTAAAATCAGAAAATTCTTTTATATGTTTCAGTTTAGAATCCTCCAAATCTAAAACGGTTAATTCTGGTAACAATGTAAACCCTCCTTCCCTATCAATCATTTTTATGAGCGTTTCAAAAGAACTACTTTGATATTTGTATTCACAACCTGTATGGCTATTATCGGTTCCTCTATGCGCACAAAGATTGATTACTTGAGATTGAAAACAGTTCCCAGTATTCAGTAACCATAAATCTTCTGTATCAAGATCAGTAGTCTTAATTTGTTCTTTTGAGAATAGATCATGTGTTTTATTTACGTAGATTTTGATATCCTCATAGAACACGGGAATAGTTGTTATTGCCTCTTCGTTTGGCAATGGAGTTACGAGAATCCCTACATCGATCAAATCCTTATTTAAACGCTCTAAAATTTGTTCTGTTTTCAATTCCTCAATCTCTAGGCAAACTTGCGGATACTTCCTCTTAAATGTTCCTAAAAAACGAGGGATAACCGTATTTGCCAAAGTAGGTATAATTCCTATTTTTAGGCTCCCAGAAATTTCATTATTATGAAAATTTATGAGCTCTTTTATCTTCTTGTCCTCACTCAAAATTTTGCGGGCTTGCTCAATAATTTTTTTACCGACATCAGTGGGTAAAACAGGCTGTTTTGTTCTATCAAAAATGACCACTTCTAACTCCTGCTCTAGCTTTTTTATTTGCATACTTAAAGTGGGCTGACTCACGAAACATTTGTCTGCCGCCGTAGCAAAATGACGATAAGTATCTACCGCCACGATATACTGATATTGAGTAATGGATGCCATATTCAAAAAATTGTTTTCCAAAGATAGACAAAAGCCCCAGTTTTTCAACTTGAACAATTGAATCAATATATATTAGTTATAGACCTTTTTCTTTTTTATAAATACTAAAAACTATTATATATAATATATCCGTTGATAAGTCATTATTTAAATTCTTTGTTATTTAGTTTATCATTTGTTATGAACAAAATTAACAGACTTATCAACGTATTATTTAGCTAATAATAATCAATTTAATGCTTTTATTCACAACTGTGGATAAGTACTATCAACAGTCTTTTGTGGATAAATTTCTAGTGTATAAACCTGAGGATAACCCCTATTTTCTGTGGGTAATCCTGTGGATTATTTTTGAAAGGTTGATGAAGGTTTTTTGAGGATTTTTTTTCATTAAGAAATCTAAATGAAAATATCAAGAGCTAATTTTAAAAACTTGTAAACGTGCTACTAAATTTAATTAACAAAAAATGTTGAAAAGTCGTTAATGATTTTCAGTTTATTAAGAACAGATATCAACAGACTTGTTGATAAGTATAAATGTAGAATTAGATATTTTTTATACAATGTAAAAATCTAATTTACAATTAAATAAAACATTACCCTAAGATTAAGTGTTTGTAAATCAATCATGGTGATAAATAGCTAATTGAAGAACGATTTAAGCGTGTTTTTTAAATGTATTATAATAAAAAATATAGGATGGCTATTTTTACCAAAAGAATTCCCGAAAACCATTTCTGCATAGTAAATTTGAATAATTATAATCTTAAAGTGATGATT
Coding sequences within it:
- a CDS encoding LysR substrate-binding domain-containing protein, which translates into the protein MASITQYQYIVAVDTYRHFATAADKCFVSQPTLSMQIKKLEQELEVVIFDRTKQPVLPTDVGKKIIEQARKILSEDKKIKELINFHNNEISGSLKIGIIPTLANTVIPRFLGTFKRKYPQVCLEIEELKTEQILERLNKDLIDVGILVTPLPNEEAITTIPVFYEDIKIYVNKTHDLFSKEQIKTTDLDTEDLWLLNTGNCFQSQVINLCAHRGTDNSHTGCEYKYQSSSFETLIKMIDREGGFTLLPELTVLDLEDSKLKHIKEFSDFTPLREVSIAVSRNFSKERLVSLLEECLKSVVSPVMHYRERGQIVEWK